One Dromiciops gliroides isolate mDroGli1 chromosome 3, mDroGli1.pri, whole genome shotgun sequence DNA segment encodes these proteins:
- the LOC122751702 gene encoding 40S ribosomal protein S21-like produces MQNDTAEFVDLFLPWKCSLSNRIIRAKDHGSIQMNVAGIDKVKDRFSGQFKTYAICGTIHRMGESDESILWLAKHDGIVSKNF; encoded by the coding sequence ATGCAAAATGACACTGCTGAGTTCGTGGATCTGTTCTTACCATGGAAATGCTCCCTGAGCAACAGGATCATCAGGGCCAAGGACCATGGGTCCATCCAGATGAATGTGGCTGGGATTGACAAGGTCAAAGACAGATTCAGTGGCCAATTTAAAACTTATGCGATTTGTGGAACAATTCATAGAATGGGAGAATCTGATGAGTCTATTCTCTGGCTGGCAAAACATGATGGTATTGTTTCAAAGAATTTCTAA